Proteins encoded in a region of the Pelmatolapia mariae isolate MD_Pm_ZW linkage group LG16_19, Pm_UMD_F_2, whole genome shotgun sequence genome:
- the evx2 gene encoding homeobox even-skipped homolog protein 2: MMERIRKEMILMERGLHSPVAGKRLADTPGNSVLEALENSQHGGRLSPRITSASLHGNLGDIPTKSKFEIDSLFGTHHGSENSSSAEISSSESRKKMSLYSEVSQESDINSDVEVGCPAHRSPSQHKENNKGFSDSSSGSSNTSSNSLQNMNGNSTGGSNNSNTDQVRRYRTAFTREQIARLEKEFYRENYVSRPRRCELAATLNLPETTIKVWFQNRRMKDKRQRLAMSWPHPADPSFYTYMMTHAAATGSLPYPFHSHMPLHYYPHVGVTAAAAAAAATGAASSPFATSIRPLDTFRALSHPYSRPELLCSFRHPGLYQSPAGLNSSAAASAAAAAAAAAAAVSAPSATGPCSCLSCHSSQAASALGSRSASADFTCTASGQRSESGFLPYSAAVLSKTSVPSPDQREETSLNR, translated from the exons ATGATGGAGAGGATAAGAAAAGAGATGATATTGATGGAGAGAGGTCTCCACAGTCCTGTCGCCGGGAAGAGGCTCGCAGACACGCCTGGAAATTCAGTGCTGGAGGCCCTGGAAAACTCCCAGCACGGCGGACGACTAAGCCCGAGAATAACTTCCGCTTCCCTCCATGGAAATCTTGGGGACATCCCGACGAAAAGCAAATTTGAAATTGACAGTCTTTTCGGTACACACCACGGCAGTGAAAATTCTTCCTCGGCGGAGATTTCCTCGTCAGAAAGCAGGAAGAAAATGAGCCTTTACTCCGAAGTTTCGCAAGAATCAGATATTAACAGTGATGTGGAAGTGGGATGCCCTGCGCATCGCTCCCCGAGCCAGCACAAGGAAAACAATAAAG gttTTTCAGACAGTAGCTCTGGATCTTCCAACACAAGCTCAAACTCCCTCCAGAACATGAACGGTAATTCAACGGGGGGATCAAACAATTCAAATACCGATCAAGTCAGAAGGTATCGGACTGCTTTCACCAGAGAACAAATCGCAAGACTGGAAAAAGAGTTTTACAGGGAAAATTATGTTTCGAGACCGAGAAGATGTGAGTTAGCGGCGACGCTAAATTTGCCCGAAACTACAATTAAG GTGTGGTTCCAGAACAGGCGGATGAAGGATAAAAGGCAGCGTTTGGCGATGTCCTGGCCCCATCCAGCAGACCCTAGCTTCTACACTTACATGATGACGCACGCGGCAGCTACAGGAAGTCTACCTTACCCTTTCCACTCGCACATGCCTCTACATTACTACCCGCACGTCGGTGTCACGGCAGCAGCAGCGGCCGCCGCCGCCACCGGTGCCGCCTCGTCACCTTTCGCCACTTCCATCCGCCCCCTCGATACCTTCCGAGCGCTCTCCCACCCATACTCACGGCCAGAGCTCCTATGCAGCTTCAGGCACCCGGGACTCTACCAGTCGCCTGCAGGCCTGAATAGCTCGGCCGCTGCATCCGCGGCGGCGGCGGCCGCGGCTGCGGCGGCTGCGGTCAGCGCTCCGTCAGCCACCGGGCCCTGTTCGTGCCTGAGCTGCCACAGCAGCCAGGCGGCAAGCGCATTGGGCTCCAGGAGCGCCAGCGCTGACTTTACCTGCACAGCTTCCGGGCAAAGATCCGAGAGTGGATTTTTGCCGTATTCTGCTGCGGTTCTAAGCAAGACTTCAGTCCCGTCACCAGACCAGCGAGAAGAAACTTCACTTAACAGATAA